A stretch of the Archangium violaceum genome encodes the following:
- a CDS encoding efflux RND transporter periplasmic adaptor subunit: MEATQRTRIFREEALRHHEGSREEGDLLRISPRWTRWTYWVLLALVVAAGLYSVLGTLPEYASGPAVVKIEGRSALTPQRPGIVASVEVKPGQRVEAGQPLVSFLSQEETATLERIQREFELQLVRVLQDPTDEAARQSLTSLRAERELAQARQQARTLRAPHAGVVNALRVREGQYVNPGENVVSVVGDDVHVTLVALLPGGYRPRLEPGNPLRVELHGFSHEYQTLTIDSVGDQVIGPAEVRRYLGPDSGDALQLSGPMVLVRARIDSPTFTVRGRTFNYFDGMLARADARVRTERILVTLIPGLKGALGHED; the protein is encoded by the coding sequence ATGGAAGCCACGCAGCGGACCCGCATCTTCCGTGAGGAGGCCCTGCGCCACCACGAGGGCTCCCGGGAAGAGGGAGACCTCCTCCGCATCTCCCCGCGGTGGACCCGGTGGACGTATTGGGTGCTGCTCGCCCTGGTCGTCGCGGCGGGCCTCTACTCCGTGCTCGGCACCCTGCCCGAGTACGCCTCCGGCCCCGCGGTGGTGAAGATCGAGGGCCGGAGCGCTCTCACCCCACAGCGGCCGGGCATCGTCGCCTCCGTGGAGGTGAAGCCCGGGCAGCGGGTGGAGGCCGGACAACCCCTGGTGAGCTTCCTCTCCCAGGAGGAGACGGCCACGTTGGAGCGGATCCAGCGCGAGTTCGAGCTGCAGCTCGTCCGGGTGCTGCAGGATCCAACGGACGAGGCCGCGCGTCAGTCCCTCACCTCCCTGCGGGCCGAGCGCGAGCTGGCCCAGGCCCGGCAACAGGCCCGGACGTTGAGGGCGCCGCACGCCGGGGTCGTGAACGCCTTGCGTGTGCGCGAGGGCCAGTACGTCAACCCGGGAGAGAACGTGGTCTCCGTGGTCGGCGACGACGTGCACGTGACACTGGTGGCCCTGCTGCCCGGTGGCTACCGGCCGAGGCTCGAGCCGGGCAATCCCTTGCGCGTGGAGCTCCATGGCTTCAGCCACGAGTACCAGACGCTCACCATCGACTCCGTGGGAGACCAGGTCATCGGCCCCGCGGAGGTCCGCCGCTACCTGGGCCCGGACAGCGGAGATGCCCTTCAACTCTCGGGCCCCATGGTGCTGGTGCGGGCGCGCATCGACTCGCCAACCTTCACCGTCAGGGGGAGGACGTTCAACTACTTCGACGGGATGCTGGCCCGGGCCGATGCGCGCGTGCGCACGGAGCGCATCCTCGTCACGCTCATTCCAGGCCTGAAGGGAGCACTGGGACATGAGGACTGA
- a CDS encoding Ig-like domain-containing protein: MTWLPSLGIVSLVGAHLLAAVLGLYSSSPSVAVVQPLTGASINGLLEISVRADDGPMGSGVRSVEYQLGSTTGAWTPLSLDKESMTYKGSRELAAVEEGSHPLYIRATDFTGNLRTVSVTVTVSHHPSGPTEEREYALPADKHLSWEDAGTSDPIASKFHPRN; this comes from the coding sequence ATGACGTGGCTTCCTTCGTTGGGAATCGTCTCCCTGGTGGGCGCGCACCTCCTGGCGGCGGTGCTCGGCCTGTACTCGTCTTCCCCGAGCGTGGCGGTGGTCCAGCCCCTCACGGGCGCGTCCATCAACGGACTGTTGGAGATCTCGGTCCGCGCGGACGATGGGCCCATGGGCTCGGGGGTGCGGAGCGTGGAGTACCAGCTCGGCTCCACCACGGGCGCCTGGACGCCGCTGTCCCTGGACAAGGAGTCAATGACATACAAGGGCAGCCGGGAGCTCGCGGCCGTGGAAGAGGGCAGCCATCCACTCTACATCCGTGCCACGGATTTCACCGGCAACCTGCGCACCGTGTCCGTCACGGTGACGGTGTCTCATCACCCCTCCGGGCCCACCGAGGAGCGCGAGTACGCGCTCCCGGCGGACAAGCATCTCTCCTGGGAGGATGCCGGTACGTCGGACCCGATCGCGTCGAAGTTCCACCCCAGGAATTGA
- a CDS encoding Hsp20/alpha crystallin family protein yields the protein MADLPVRRGGGTSPVARWTRGFDPFEQMRELMGFDPIEQMGRIVGGGEPSWNFIPAFEVKETKDSYIFKADLPGVKEDDLEITLTGDRLTISGKRETEQREESDRFYAYERSFGSFSRSFTLPEGVDVEHCNAELKDGVLHLRLPKLPEVQPKRIQVGTGDADKQGKVKA from the coding sequence ATGGCAGATCTTCCAGTGCGTCGTGGAGGTGGAACGTCTCCAGTGGCTCGGTGGACGCGCGGATTCGATCCGTTCGAGCAGATGAGGGAATTGATGGGGTTCGATCCCATCGAGCAGATGGGCCGCATCGTGGGCGGCGGCGAGCCGTCGTGGAACTTCATCCCGGCCTTCGAGGTGAAGGAGACGAAGGACTCCTACATCTTCAAGGCGGACCTGCCAGGCGTGAAGGAGGACGACCTGGAAATCACCCTCACGGGGGACCGCCTCACCATCAGCGGGAAGCGGGAGACGGAGCAGCGGGAGGAGTCGGATCGCTTCTACGCCTACGAACGGAGCTTCGGCTCCTTCAGCCGCTCGTTCACCCTGCCCGAGGGCGTGGACGTGGAGCACTGCAACGCCGAGCTGAAGGACGGAGTGCTCCACCTGCGGTTGCCCAAGCTGCCCGAGGTGCAGCCCAAGCGCATCCAGGTGGGCACCGGCGACGCCGACAAGCAGGGCAAGGTGAAGGCCTGA
- the modA gene encoding molybdate ABC transporter substrate-binding protein: MKAIVKGALAAGVLLIVAAGFMAGLRAPAPSPERKQTLTIAAASDLKFALDEFLAEFRARHPDASIQVTYGSSGNFLAQISNGAPFDVFLSADVAYPRKLAEQGLVDEKEPVFLYAVGRIVVWVPEGSPLAVESLGMEALREPAARRIAIANPQHAPYGRAAEAALKSLGVHEAVKDRLVLGENIAQTAQFVQSGSADAGIIALALALAPAMKGQGRYWEVPLEAYPRMEQGGAILKRAADPELARRFRDELLGPRGRALLGRYGFSLPGE; the protein is encoded by the coding sequence ATGAAGGCGATCGTGAAGGGGGCACTCGCGGCGGGCGTCCTGCTCATTGTCGCGGCGGGCTTCATGGCCGGCCTGCGCGCCCCCGCCCCCTCCCCCGAACGGAAGCAGACCCTGACCATCGCCGCCGCGTCGGACCTGAAGTTCGCGTTGGATGAGTTCCTGGCGGAGTTCCGCGCCAGGCACCCGGATGCATCCATCCAGGTGACCTACGGCTCCTCGGGCAACTTCCTCGCTCAAATCAGCAACGGCGCTCCCTTCGATGTCTTCCTCTCCGCGGACGTGGCCTATCCGCGCAAGCTCGCCGAGCAGGGGCTGGTGGACGAAAAGGAGCCCGTCTTCCTCTACGCCGTGGGCCGCATCGTGGTGTGGGTGCCAGAGGGCTCGCCGCTGGCCGTGGAGTCGCTCGGAATGGAGGCGCTGCGGGAGCCCGCCGCCAGGCGCATCGCCATCGCCAACCCCCAGCATGCCCCTTATGGCCGCGCGGCCGAGGCCGCCCTGAAGAGCCTGGGTGTCCATGAGGCCGTCAAGGACAGGCTGGTGCTCGGGGAGAACATCGCGCAGACCGCCCAGTTCGTGCAGAGCGGCTCCGCGGACGCCGGCATCATCGCCCTGGCGCTCGCGCTGGCCCCCGCCATGAAGGGCCAGGGCCGCTATTGGGAGGTTCCCCTCGAGGCCTACCCCCGCATGGAGCAGGGCGGCGCCATCCTGAAGCGGGCGGCGGATCCGGAGCTGGCGAGACGGTTCCGTGACGAGTTGCTCGGCCCCCGGGGCCGGGCGCTCCTCGGGCGCTACGGCTTCTCCCTCCCGGGGGAGTGA
- a CDS encoding ABC transporter ATP-binding protein → MADTLVIDLEKRFRGGPTVQATLELPATPGRVAVLFGPSGAGKTTVLRCLAGLDRPDRGRILFHGEPWCDTGARVFLPPQQRRVGLLFQDYALFPHLTAEQNVQYGLSHLPAAERRERSRPLFALLRLEGLEERRPRELSGGQQQRVALARALAIRPRLLLLDEPLSALDAPSREHLRGELRRLLRELGVPTVVVTHDRLEALALGDDLVAMEGGRVCQVGPVADVFNHPAELAVARMTGIETVLPGTVLRREQGLATVEVGPHHLVSLEPPHEGHAVFVCLRAEDVTLGPPEAAPTSARNRLPCTVVSLSPEGALVRVVLDAGFPLVARVTRFSSEELGLAEGRPVTATFKAPSVRVVPRP, encoded by the coding sequence ATGGCCGACACGCTCGTAATCGACCTCGAGAAGCGCTTCCGGGGCGGGCCCACCGTCCAGGCCACCCTGGAGCTGCCCGCCACGCCCGGCCGGGTCGCGGTGCTGTTCGGCCCCTCGGGCGCGGGCAAGACGACGGTGCTGCGGTGCCTGGCGGGGCTCGACCGGCCCGATCGCGGACGCATCCTCTTCCACGGCGAGCCCTGGTGCGACACCGGAGCCCGCGTGTTCCTGCCGCCCCAGCAGCGGCGCGTGGGCCTCCTCTTCCAGGACTACGCCCTCTTCCCCCACCTCACCGCCGAGCAGAACGTCCAGTACGGCCTCTCCCACCTGCCGGCCGCCGAGCGGCGCGAGCGCTCGCGCCCCCTCTTCGCGCTGCTGCGTCTGGAGGGGCTGGAAGAGCGCAGGCCACGCGAGCTCTCCGGTGGACAGCAGCAGCGGGTGGCCCTGGCCCGGGCGCTCGCCATCCGCCCCCGCCTGCTGCTGCTCGACGAGCCCCTGTCCGCGCTGGATGCGCCCTCGCGCGAGCACCTCCGGGGCGAGCTGCGGCGACTGCTCCGGGAGCTGGGCGTGCCCACCGTGGTGGTGACGCACGACAGGCTGGAGGCGCTCGCGCTGGGGGATGACCTGGTGGCCATGGAGGGCGGCCGGGTGTGTCAGGTGGGGCCCGTGGCCGACGTGTTCAACCACCCGGCGGAGCTCGCGGTGGCGCGGATGACGGGCATCGAGACGGTGCTGCCGGGCACGGTGCTGCGGCGCGAGCAGGGCCTGGCCACGGTGGAGGTGGGCCCGCATCACCTCGTCTCCCTGGAGCCCCCGCACGAGGGGCACGCCGTCTTCGTCTGCCTCCGGGCGGAGGACGTCACGCTGGGCCCTCCCGAGGCGGCTCCCACCAGCGCGCGCAACCGGCTGCCCTGTACCGTGGTGTCCCTCTCCCCCGAGGGAGCGCTCGTTCGCGTGGTGCTCGACGCGGGCTTCCCCCTGGTGGCGCGGGTGACGCGCTTCTCCAGTGAGGAGTTGGGGCTCGCCGAGGGCCGGCCCGTCACGGCCACCTTCAAGGCGCCCTCGGTACGGGTCGTGCCGCGCCCCTAA
- a CDS encoding response regulator gives MGVNAVVNQNRESSRMGRASFWGEPRRHSVVFQGQVLLLENLKERRQLMRDMLVKERFEVGVVDDARDAVQLLSEGLFSGPSKAPELIIGNARMLGDAGLAALERLCASHPEVPVILYSAFTSPKLRERMARIHGVCILDASADLEDLRTTALALVSSRQTSL, from the coding sequence ATGGGAGTCAACGCGGTGGTCAACCAGAACAGGGAGTCTTCGCGGATGGGCCGGGCCTCGTTCTGGGGCGAGCCCCGGAGGCACTCGGTCGTGTTCCAGGGTCAGGTGTTGTTGCTGGAGAACCTGAAGGAGCGGCGCCAGCTCATGCGCGACATGCTCGTGAAGGAGCGCTTCGAGGTCGGCGTGGTCGACGACGCGCGGGACGCCGTCCAGCTGCTCTCCGAGGGACTCTTCTCCGGGCCCTCGAAGGCGCCGGAGCTCATCATCGGCAACGCGCGGATGCTGGGCGACGCCGGACTGGCGGCGCTCGAGCGGCTGTGCGCCAGTCATCCGGAGGTGCCCGTCATCCTCTACAGCGCCTTCACCAGCCCGAAGCTGCGCGAGCGGATGGCGCGGATCCACGGCGTCTGCATCCTCGATGCGTCCGCGGATCTCGAGGACCTGAGGACCACCGCCCTGGCGTTGGTCTCCTCGCGCCAGACGAGTCTGTAG
- a CDS encoding peptidase domain-containing ABC transporter — translation MRTESVRNPGLTERFPAFRNLRVKGRERRIPLVRQLSEIECGAACLAMVLGYHGKPVRLEEVRQAMGAARDGVSALDILRTARTFGLRGRGVSVDDEALTYLPAGTILHWRFSHFVVFEKLGRDGVHLLDPGHGRRKVSMERFRQSFTGVALLLEPGENFETGGRSRPRSAARYALQVLQQSHVLQRIIVVSLILQLFALAVPALTGLIIDRVVPRGDTHLLLVVGLGFMSLAVFQLLTLLIRSHLLLELRTRMDSNMTLGFLEHLVGLSYAFFQVRAAGDLMQRLNSNATVREILSSSTLSALLDGALVVLYLVLLFVVSPPMALIVLGLGGLQLLILLLSTHRQRALMSENLEVEAKSQSYQIEMLTGIQTLKAFGVEHQAVQRFSENFVSVLNVSLKRGRLSAWVESLTGTLRLVAPLVLLTFGALQVLGGHMTLGTMMGLSALAGALLVPLGNMVTTGSQLQLLRSYIERIDDVLDTPPERDPAKPGRQVKLKGGIELDRVSFRYADTSPLVVQDVSLRIEPGQSVAIVGRSGAGKTTLANLLLGLYLPTSGRVLFDGEDLMELDLHSVRSQMGVVPQEPTFFSSTLRGNIAIADPAAPLDAIIEAARRAWLHDDVMAMPLGYDTPLVDRGASLSGGQRQRLALARALMQKPAVLLLDEATSALDAITESRVQQSLASLPCTRVIIAHRLSTVVDADLILVMDEGRLVESGRHQELLLRGGIYAELVRAQVRKSGRLE, via the coding sequence ATGAGGACTGAGTCCGTCCGGAATCCGGGGCTCACGGAGCGCTTCCCCGCGTTCCGCAACCTGCGCGTGAAGGGCCGGGAGCGCCGCATCCCGCTCGTGCGTCAGCTCTCGGAGATCGAATGTGGCGCCGCCTGTCTCGCCATGGTGCTCGGCTACCATGGGAAGCCGGTGCGTCTGGAGGAGGTCCGCCAGGCGATGGGCGCGGCGAGGGATGGGGTGTCGGCGCTCGACATCCTGCGCACGGCCCGCACCTTCGGGCTGCGCGGACGCGGCGTCTCCGTGGACGACGAGGCCCTCACCTACCTGCCCGCCGGCACCATCCTCCACTGGCGGTTCTCGCACTTCGTCGTCTTCGAGAAGCTGGGGCGGGATGGCGTCCACCTGCTCGACCCGGGCCATGGCCGGCGCAAGGTGTCGATGGAGCGCTTCCGCCAGTCCTTCACCGGCGTGGCCCTGTTGCTGGAGCCGGGTGAGAACTTCGAGACGGGCGGCAGGTCCCGTCCGCGCTCGGCCGCGAGGTACGCACTGCAGGTGCTCCAGCAGTCGCACGTCCTCCAGCGCATCATCGTCGTCTCACTCATCCTCCAACTCTTCGCGCTGGCGGTGCCGGCGCTGACAGGGCTCATCATCGACCGGGTGGTGCCTCGGGGAGACACGCACCTGTTGCTGGTCGTGGGCCTGGGCTTCATGTCGCTGGCCGTCTTCCAGCTCCTCACCTTGCTCATCCGAAGCCACCTGTTGCTCGAGCTGCGCACGCGCATGGACTCGAACATGACGCTCGGATTCCTCGAGCACCTGGTGGGCCTGTCCTATGCCTTCTTCCAGGTGCGCGCGGCGGGCGATCTCATGCAGCGGCTCAACAGCAACGCCACCGTGCGGGAAATCCTTTCCTCCAGCACGCTCTCCGCCCTGCTCGATGGCGCCCTGGTGGTCCTCTACCTCGTGCTGTTGTTCGTGGTGAGTCCGCCCATGGCGCTCATCGTCCTGGGGCTCGGCGGCCTGCAGCTCCTCATCCTCCTGCTCTCCACGCACCGCCAGCGCGCGCTGATGTCGGAGAACCTGGAAGTGGAAGCGAAGAGCCAGAGCTACCAGATTGAAATGCTCACCGGCATCCAGACACTCAAGGCGTTTGGCGTGGAACACCAGGCGGTGCAACGCTTCTCGGAAAATTTCGTCAGCGTGCTGAATGTGTCGCTGAAACGGGGCCGGTTGTCGGCGTGGGTGGAGTCTCTCACCGGGACGCTGCGGCTGGTGGCGCCGCTGGTGCTGCTCACCTTCGGGGCCCTCCAGGTGCTGGGCGGGCACATGACGCTGGGCACCATGATGGGGCTCAGCGCGCTCGCAGGGGCGCTGCTCGTGCCGCTGGGCAACATGGTCACCACGGGCTCCCAGCTCCAGCTGCTGCGCAGCTACATCGAGCGCATCGACGACGTGCTGGACACCCCGCCCGAGCGCGACCCGGCGAAGCCCGGCCGACAGGTGAAGCTGAAGGGTGGCATCGAGTTGGACCGGGTGTCCTTCCGTTACGCGGATACGTCACCGCTGGTGGTGCAGGATGTGTCGCTGCGCATCGAGCCCGGCCAGTCCGTGGCAATTGTCGGCCGCTCGGGCGCCGGGAAGACGACCCTGGCCAACCTGCTGCTCGGCCTGTACCTGCCCACCTCCGGGCGCGTCCTCTTCGACGGGGAGGATCTGATGGAGTTGGATTTGCACTCGGTGCGGAGCCAGATGGGCGTGGTGCCCCAGGAGCCAACCTTCTTCAGCTCCACGCTGCGCGGAAACATCGCCATCGCCGACCCGGCCGCTCCATTGGATGCCATCATCGAGGCCGCACGGCGGGCCTGGCTCCACGACGACGTCATGGCCATGCCCCTGGGTTATGACACGCCGCTGGTGGACCGGGGCGCGTCGCTCTCGGGAGGCCAGAGACAACGGCTGGCATTGGCCCGGGCGCTGATGCAGAAACCCGCGGTGCTGCTGCTGGACGAGGCCACCAGCGCCCTCGACGCCATCACCGAGAGCCGGGTGCAACAGTCGCTCGCCTCGCTCCCGTGCACCCGCGTCATCATTGCCCACCGGCTGAGCACCGTGGTGGACGCGGACCTGATCCTCGTCATGGACGAGGGCCGGCTGGTGGAGTCCGGCCGGCATCAAGAGCTGCTCCTGCGCGGCGGCATCTACGCGGAGCTGGTGCGCGCCCAGGTGCGCAAGAGCGGTCGTCTGGAATGA
- a CDS encoding DUF2267 domain-containing protein: MADTDRTGMNIDKDLQARREQRSETRRNQTYKAFLSNLAVIGSMNEEEAERAAVSVLCVLEQRLFGEEAAHLEAQLPGKLQELLVRCERHVGKPASKFGRDGFIQMVSEDLGVDAAEAERKIRAVFSAVRDQVSEGEIEDVIGQLPSDLRELWQRAI, translated from the coding sequence ATGGCGGACACGGATCGGACCGGAATGAACATCGACAAGGATCTCCAGGCACGGCGCGAGCAACGCAGCGAGACCCGGCGCAACCAGACCTACAAGGCCTTCCTGAGCAATCTCGCGGTCATCGGCTCGATGAACGAGGAAGAGGCGGAGCGTGCCGCGGTCTCGGTCCTCTGCGTGCTGGAGCAGCGGCTCTTCGGCGAGGAGGCGGCGCACCTGGAAGCCCAGCTTCCTGGCAAGCTGCAGGAACTGCTGGTGCGGTGCGAGCGGCACGTGGGCAAGCCGGCCAGCAAGTTCGGCAGGGACGGCTTCATCCAGATGGTGTCCGAGGACCTGGGCGTGGACGCCGCCGAGGCCGAGCGGAAGATCCGCGCCGTCTTCTCCGCGGTGAGGGATCAGGTCTCCGAAGGGGAGATCGAGGACGTCATCGGCCAGCTGCCCTCCGACCTGCGCGAGCTGTGGCAGCGCGCCATCTGA
- a CDS encoding WecB/TagA/CpsF family glycosyltransferase, translating into MNGVVGLETPRSGLALPAPSMLEREPGRAFPRVRIGHVALDMGRLNEVLQSIEGLVTGGQGGRIVTPDVEQVALAEEDAALRESLATADLSLAGGAALVRAAQVIGAPLPERRAGAEWLPALARLAGSRAWRVLVVAERPGLAEWTACELRERYRLLAVGVAAPGVPEDGRGPWVDRLLERMALTRPELVLVSMATPKQELFCQYAATRLNPAVLVGTGVALESLLEGRWASRPRRVLVSWVRWVRRGMAFLRVLATARRGLGPARA; encoded by the coding sequence ATGAACGGGGTTGTCGGGCTGGAGACGCCACGAAGCGGGCTGGCGCTTCCAGCACCGAGCATGCTCGAGCGGGAGCCGGGACGGGCCTTCCCGCGCGTGCGCATCGGTCACGTCGCGTTGGATATGGGACGCCTGAACGAGGTGCTCCAGTCCATCGAGGGGCTCGTGACGGGTGGACAGGGGGGGCGCATCGTCACGCCGGACGTGGAGCAGGTGGCGTTGGCGGAGGAGGATGCGGCCCTGCGCGAGTCTCTCGCCACGGCGGATCTGTCGCTGGCGGGAGGCGCGGCGCTGGTGCGGGCGGCGCAGGTGATTGGCGCGCCCCTGCCGGAGCGGCGAGCGGGCGCGGAGTGGTTGCCCGCGCTGGCCAGGCTGGCGGGCTCGCGGGCCTGGCGGGTGCTCGTGGTGGCGGAGCGGCCGGGCCTCGCCGAGTGGACCGCGTGCGAGCTGCGGGAGCGCTACCGGTTGCTCGCGGTGGGCGTGGCCGCGCCGGGAGTGCCCGAGGACGGGCGGGGCCCGTGGGTGGACAGGTTGCTCGAGCGCATGGCCCTGACGCGGCCGGAGCTGGTGCTGGTGTCCATGGCGACACCCAAGCAGGAGCTGTTCTGCCAGTACGCCGCCACGCGGCTGAATCCGGCGGTGCTGGTGGGGACGGGCGTGGCGTTGGAGTCGCTGCTGGAGGGGCGCTGGGCGTCGCGCCCCCGCAGGGTGCTGGTGTCGTGGGTACGGTGGGTGCGCCGGGGCATGGCGTTCCTGCGCGTCCTGGCGACGGCCCGGCGCGGACTCGGGCCCGCGCGAGCGTGA
- a CDS encoding helix-turn-helix transcriptional regulator encodes MASNQSEVRVGVLEGPWAAWQGLADGLRGEGLNVLWVTRDVRTLLDGIGTDPPQVAILDVEPEGDADMGCSATEGLNLLREARKRRLEVRMLVLSSANAQDFVSQCFEEGASGYLFRQSLTMNAVCTAVNALVRGEKLFPVQLLRNDFEHPPVATSTASVLLTLTQREREVLAYVAGGADNLKIAAHLQIAERTVKSHVTQLYRKLGAENRTQLALRACHLGVRPPPDL; translated from the coding sequence ATGGCATCGAATCAATCGGAAGTTCGTGTGGGTGTTTTGGAAGGACCGTGGGCGGCCTGGCAGGGATTGGCCGATGGACTGAGGGGCGAAGGGTTGAATGTCCTGTGGGTGACCCGGGACGTGAGGACGCTCCTCGATGGCATCGGGACGGATCCGCCCCAGGTGGCCATCCTGGACGTGGAGCCGGAAGGCGACGCGGACATGGGGTGCTCGGCCACGGAGGGGTTGAATCTCCTGCGTGAAGCGCGCAAGCGCCGCCTGGAGGTCCGGATGCTGGTGTTGTCGTCGGCGAACGCCCAGGACTTCGTCTCGCAATGCTTCGAGGAGGGCGCCTCGGGCTACCTCTTCCGGCAGAGTCTGACGATGAACGCGGTGTGCACGGCGGTCAATGCCCTGGTGCGCGGGGAGAAGCTCTTCCCGGTGCAACTGTTGCGCAACGACTTCGAGCATCCACCGGTGGCCACGTCCACGGCGAGCGTCCTGCTCACCCTCACGCAGCGTGAGCGCGAGGTGTTGGCATACGTGGCGGGAGGCGCGGACAACCTGAAGATCGCCGCGCACCTGCAGATCGCCGAGAGAACGGTGAAGTCGCACGTGACGCAGCTGTACCGGAAGCTGGGGGCGGAGAACCGGACCCAGCTGGCGTTGCGTGCGTGTCACCTGGGCGTTCGTCCTCCGCCGGACCTCTAG
- a CDS encoding efflux RND transporter periplasmic adaptor subunit → MRRWGRMMAVGGGLIWLGNVGASAPALANSDPSGDGPPPALVVDGGAASRSDTLEPFLGVIIPQDSVEVSSRFDSRLEKLEVDVGDSVHAGQVLARLDTRSLRQELAAAEATLQGSRAEEQAAAFALSEARANKARYFTPRALQLGVHSQEELDKVRYAESTARARLRAARAQTLQRKAQVAELRQNLDDATLVAPFAGVVAAKHASPGTRLAAGQPVLKLLGTGGWKVRFAMPEDAARRLQPGAPLEVNVLQEDMSLTCELESVAPEVDAAARLVFATAVFKQPPPPEASSGMVVHVRPGPGSVPRGATP, encoded by the coding sequence ATGCGTCGTTGGGGCCGGATGATGGCAGTCGGGGGGGGATTGATCTGGCTGGGGAACGTGGGGGCGTCGGCGCCCGCGCTCGCGAACTCCGACCCGAGTGGGGACGGCCCTCCGCCCGCCCTGGTGGTGGACGGAGGTGCCGCCTCCCGCTCGGACACATTGGAACCCTTCCTCGGGGTCATCATCCCCCAGGACTCGGTGGAGGTGAGCTCCCGCTTCGACTCGCGACTGGAGAAGCTCGAGGTCGACGTCGGTGATTCCGTGCACGCGGGCCAGGTGCTCGCACGGCTGGATACGCGCTCGCTGCGGCAGGAGTTGGCCGCGGCCGAGGCCACCCTCCAGGGCTCGCGAGCCGAGGAGCAGGCCGCCGCCTTCGCCCTCTCCGAGGCCCGTGCGAACAAGGCCCGCTACTTCACCCCCCGTGCCCTGCAGCTGGGCGTCCATTCCCAGGAGGAATTGGACAAGGTCCGCTACGCGGAGAGCACCGCCCGGGCCCGCCTGCGGGCGGCTCGGGCTCAGACGCTCCAGCGGAAGGCCCAGGTGGCCGAGCTGCGGCAGAACCTCGACGACGCCACGCTCGTGGCTCCCTTCGCGGGAGTGGTGGCCGCGAAGCACGCCAGCCCGGGGACCCGGCTGGCCGCGGGGCAACCCGTGCTCAAGCTGCTCGGCACCGGCGGCTGGAAGGTGCGCTTCGCCATGCCCGAGGACGCGGCGCGGCGGCTCCAGCCGGGCGCTCCCCTGGAGGTGAATGTCCTCCAGGAAGACATGTCACTCACCTGCGAGCTGGAGAGCGTCGCACCCGAGGTGGACGCCGCGGCCCGCCTGGTCTTCGCCACCGCCGTCTTCAAGCAGCCACCACCGCCCGAGGCTTCCTCCGGCATGGTCGTCCACGTCCGTCCGGGACCCGGCTCCGTGCCAAGGGGGGCCACACCGTAA
- the modB gene encoding molybdate ABC transporter permease subunit, with protein sequence MDHAALLLSLRLAAWTTLILLVVGLPIAWWLATSRWRWKFLVEAVVALPLVLPPTVLGFYLLLALGPRSPLGQAFESLAGHTLPFSFEGLLLASVLYSLPFAVQPFTAALAGVDRRLIEASWCLGVSRFQTFVRVVLPLSVTGILSGMVLTFAHTLGEFGVVLMVGGNLEGRTRTASIAIYDAVQALDYASASRTALVLLVFSFVVLALTYGLQRRVWASWPTRS encoded by the coding sequence GTGGACCACGCCGCCCTCCTCCTCAGCCTCCGCCTCGCCGCGTGGACGACGCTCATCCTCCTGGTCGTGGGCCTCCCCATCGCCTGGTGGCTCGCCACCTCGCGTTGGCGGTGGAAGTTCCTCGTGGAGGCCGTGGTCGCGCTCCCGCTGGTGCTCCCCCCCACGGTGCTCGGATTCTACCTGCTGCTCGCGCTCGGCCCGCGCAGCCCGCTGGGACAGGCCTTCGAGTCGCTCGCCGGCCACACCCTCCCCTTCAGCTTCGAGGGCCTGCTGCTGGCCTCGGTGCTCTACAGCCTGCCCTTCGCGGTGCAGCCCTTCACCGCGGCGCTGGCGGGAGTGGATCGCCGCCTCATCGAGGCCTCGTGGTGCCTGGGCGTCTCCCGCTTCCAGACGTTCGTGCGCGTCGTGCTGCCCCTGTCCGTCACCGGCATCCTCTCCGGCATGGTGCTCACGTTCGCGCACACGCTGGGCGAGTTCGGCGTGGTGTTGATGGTGGGCGGCAACCTGGAGGGCCGCACGCGCACGGCCTCCATCGCCATCTACGACGCGGTGCAGGCGCTGGACTACGCGTCGGCGAGCAGGACGGCGCTGGTGCTGCTCGTCTTCTCGTTCGTCGTGCTGGCCCTCACCTACGGGCTCCAGCGGAGGGTGTGGGCATCATGGCCGACACGCTCGTAA